The following are encoded together in the Robertmurraya sp. FSL R5-0851 genome:
- the hemH gene encoding ferrochelatase yields MTKKVMGLLVMAYGTPYKEEDIERYYTHIRHGRKPSPEMLEDLKNRYEAIGGISPLAKITQEQGEELQEHLNRVQDQVEFKLYLGLKHIEPFIEDAVKQMHDDGIQEAVSIVLAPHFSTFSVKSYNGRAHEEAEKLGNLKITSVESWFDEPKFIQYWSEKVKATFDSMPVEEKDHSVLIVSAHSLPEKILQSGDPYPEQLQKTADYIAESAGVKNYAVGWQSAGNTPEPWLGPDVQDLTRELYEKNGYKAFIYTPVGFVADHLEVLYDNDYECKIITEELGVSYYRPEMPNSQPLFIDAMATVILDKLNMR; encoded by the coding sequence ATGACAAAGAAAGTAATGGGGCTTTTAGTAATGGCCTATGGAACTCCTTACAAGGAGGAGGATATTGAACGTTATTATACGCATATTCGCCATGGCCGTAAACCGTCTCCTGAAATGCTAGAGGATTTAAAAAATCGCTATGAAGCAATTGGTGGCATCTCTCCACTAGCTAAAATCACGCAGGAACAAGGAGAGGAATTACAAGAGCATTTAAATAGAGTTCAGGATCAAGTGGAATTTAAGCTTTACTTAGGTTTAAAGCATATCGAACCGTTCATTGAAGATGCTGTGAAACAAATGCACGACGATGGCATTCAAGAAGCAGTGAGTATCGTGCTTGCGCCGCATTTTTCTACCTTTAGCGTAAAGTCATACAACGGACGAGCTCATGAGGAAGCGGAAAAGCTTGGAAATCTTAAAATTACATCAGTTGAAAGCTGGTTTGATGAGCCGAAGTTTATTCAGTATTGGTCTGAGAAAGTAAAGGCAACTTTTGATTCTATGCCAGTAGAAGAAAAGGATCATTCAGTTTTAATTGTTTCTGCGCATAGTCTACCTGAGAAAATCCTTCAATCGGGGGATCCATATCCGGAGCAGCTTCAAAAAACAGCTGATTACATTGCTGAGAGTGCCGGTGTAAAAAACTATGCAGTTGGCTGGCAAAGTGCAGGAAATACACCAGAGCCATGGCTTGGACCTGATGTTCAGGATCTCACAAGAGAGTTGTATGAAAAGAATGGTTATAAAGCATTCATATACACACCAGTTGGCTTTGTCGCTGACCATTTAGAGGTTCTCTATGATAATGATTATGAGTGTAAGATTATTACGGAGGAATTAGGTGTGTCGTATTACCGACCAGAAATGCCGAATTCACAACCATTATTTATTGATGCGATGGCAACAGTTATACTGGACAA